The Sorangiineae bacterium MSr11367 genome window below encodes:
- a CDS encoding DUF2306 domain-containing protein, with the protein MIAGVAVMALSSVFVYRALRLFSFDPEKLGKYFSFKWIIMGHVLGGTLALFTGPFQLWKAFRVKYWRAHRIMGRIYLSAIGVGAPCALILATTTAPLIHWPYALSLHMLASVWLISALLAWRTAVRKKFKQHEEWATRSYIATLAFVAQSFSFELPFVARLGTFAEVSTTLIWFSWTVPMFAYDCVRGLSTRA; encoded by the coding sequence ATGATTGCCGGGGTGGCGGTGATGGCCCTGTCGAGCGTCTTCGTGTACAGGGCACTCCGGCTCTTTAGTTTCGATCCCGAGAAGCTGGGAAAGTACTTTTCTTTCAAATGGATCATCATGGGCCACGTGCTCGGGGGCACGTTGGCGCTCTTCACGGGGCCTTTTCAATTGTGGAAGGCGTTTCGGGTCAAGTATTGGCGGGCGCATCGCATCATGGGGCGCATCTACCTGTCGGCCATTGGCGTGGGTGCTCCGTGCGCGTTGATCTTGGCGACGACCACCGCGCCCCTCATTCATTGGCCGTACGCGCTCTCGCTTCACATGTTGGCGAGCGTATGGCTCATCAGTGCGCTGCTCGCGTGGCGAACCGCCGTTCGAAAGAAGTTCAAGCAGCACGAAGAATGGGCAACCCGTAGCTACATCGCCACCCTGGCCTTCGTGGCGCAGAGTTTCTCGTTTGAACTACCGTTCGTGGCTCGCCTCGGCACCTTTGCAGAAGTGTCGACCACGCTCATATGGTTCTCATGGACCGTGCCTATGTTTGCCTATGATTGCGTGCGCGGGCTATCGACGCGGGCGTGA
- a CDS encoding AraC family transcriptional regulator, with the protein MESVTLQPRSARIGLGIELRKTGIGKHRHAPSADHYVSLHAGPPVRIACTNGIRDVRSRGQINVFPAGTAEEWFEDDASDMLHVRLPASLARLAAQEMGLDADRVGIASRCHVRDVQIEHIAWALAAEQRADSPSGLIYRESLGMALAVHLLAHHSAPAAPRTGLSQGQLARVTEYIEAHLGEDVSLLRLARISGVSASHLRALFKRSMGIPVHEYIIQRRVERARALLSHGELPASQVALEAGFSHQSHMARCMRRILGVTPASIARARNHRQT; encoded by the coding sequence ATGGAATCGGTTACCCTCCAACCACGCAGCGCACGGATCGGACTTGGGATCGAGTTGCGCAAGACGGGGATCGGCAAGCACCGGCATGCGCCGAGCGCGGACCACTACGTGAGCCTGCATGCAGGGCCGCCCGTGCGCATCGCGTGCACCAATGGGATTCGCGACGTGCGGAGCCGCGGCCAGATCAACGTATTTCCGGCGGGAACGGCCGAGGAGTGGTTCGAAGACGACGCCAGCGATATGCTGCACGTGCGCCTTCCGGCATCGCTGGCGCGGCTCGCCGCCCAAGAGATGGGGCTCGACGCGGACCGCGTGGGAATCGCATCCCGTTGCCACGTGCGCGACGTGCAGATCGAACACATCGCATGGGCACTCGCCGCCGAACAGCGTGCCGACTCGCCGAGCGGCCTCATTTACCGCGAGAGCCTCGGCATGGCGCTCGCCGTTCATCTGTTGGCGCATCACTCCGCGCCGGCGGCACCGCGTACCGGCCTTTCACAAGGGCAGCTCGCGCGCGTCACGGAATACATCGAGGCTCACCTCGGTGAGGATGTCTCCCTCCTCCGCCTCGCGCGCATTTCGGGGGTCAGCGCCTCGCATCTCCGCGCCCTCTTCAAGCGCTCGATGGGAATTCCCGTGCACGAGTACATCATTCAACGCCGCGTCGAGCGTGCGCGCGCCCTTCTCTCCCACGGGGAGCTCCCCGCGAGCCAAGTCGCCCTCGAAGCTGGCTTTTCCCATCAGAGCCACATGGCCCGCTGCATGCGCCGCATCCTCGGGGTCACGCCCGCGTCGATAGCCCGCGCACGCAATCATAGGCAAACATAG
- a CDS encoding LysR substrate-binding domain-containing protein — translation MRTIGLDLNAVAVFLEVIHRRSFRAAAMALGMPKSTVSQKVAQLEERLGVRLLDRTTRTIRITEAGEAYRRRVEPALDAVGEAERAVSDLQAAPSGRLRITTTVDIGQNAPFFAEVLSIYMQRYPAVELNVDLFDRRVNLLEEGFDLAIRPGSMPDSTLIARKIGSVGTMRLYASPAYLERKGKPRTPAELREHDCMVMTSHSEPRLWTFRGKRKPVAIEVQPHLAINGFLVLRAVAEAGAGIARLPEYLGEPSIERGTLRSILDDFALPPSHWYAVYPSARNLSPKIRAFVELLEEKFRPA, via the coding sequence ATGCGGACAATCGGTTTGGACCTGAACGCGGTCGCCGTATTCTTGGAAGTCATCCACCGGCGAAGCTTTCGCGCAGCCGCGATGGCGCTCGGGATGCCGAAGTCCACGGTCAGTCAGAAGGTGGCCCAACTCGAAGAGCGCCTCGGTGTGCGGCTCCTCGACCGAACCACGCGAACGATTCGCATCACGGAGGCCGGAGAAGCATACCGACGCCGCGTCGAGCCCGCGCTCGATGCCGTCGGCGAGGCGGAGCGTGCGGTGAGCGATCTTCAAGCCGCACCGTCGGGGCGCCTCCGAATCACCACGACGGTGGATATCGGACAAAACGCGCCATTCTTTGCCGAGGTGCTCTCGATTTACATGCAGCGTTACCCTGCCGTCGAGCTCAACGTCGATCTGTTCGATCGCCGCGTCAACCTCCTCGAAGAAGGGTTCGATCTGGCGATTCGACCCGGCTCGATGCCCGATTCGACGCTCATCGCGCGCAAGATCGGCTCCGTCGGAACCATGCGCCTCTATGCGAGCCCCGCATACCTCGAGCGAAAGGGGAAACCGCGGACCCCCGCCGAGCTTCGCGAACACGATTGCATGGTCATGACGAGCCATAGCGAGCCTCGCTTATGGACCTTTCGTGGCAAGAGAAAGCCGGTGGCCATCGAGGTGCAGCCTCACCTCGCCATCAACGGATTCCTCGTGCTTCGGGCCGTCGCGGAAGCAGGAGCCGGGATCGCGCGACTGCCCGAGTATCTCGGGGAGCCCTCGATCGAGCGAGGAACGCTCCGCAGCATTCTGGACGATTTCGCACTACCGCCGAGCCACTGGTATGCCGTCTATCCGAGCGCGAGAAACCTGTCGCCCAAGATTCGGGCATTCGTGGAGCTGCTCGAAGAGAAGTTTCGACCCGCGTAG